A stretch of the Denticeps clupeoides chromosome 6, fDenClu1.1, whole genome shotgun sequence genome encodes the following:
- the arr3a gene encoding arrestin 3a, retinal (X-arrestin) isoform X2: protein MAKVFKKSSGNGQIVLYLGKRDFVDHVDNVDPVEGVLKIDPADLGDRKVWIQMTCAFRYGREDLDVIGLSFRKDIWVQCIQLYPPADHQPTISPLHEALLKKAGEQGHAFTFKIPTNLPCSVTLQPGEDDKGKPCGVDFEVKGYMAKEADNPNEKIVKTDTCRLVIRKIQFAPNSTGAGPKQTVCRGFMMSDRPVHLEVFLDKEIYYHGEPIPVKLKVRNESNKGVNKIKITVDQTTDVVLYSADKYTKNVLSEEFLETVEAGATFEKALRITPLLANNKEKRGLALDGRLKDEDTNLASTTIIRPGMERDILGILVSYKIKVNLVAGGGGFLGGLTSSDVTAELPLILMNPKPKA from the exons ATGGCTAA ggTTTTCAAAAAGTCAAGTGGGAATGGCCAG ATTGTCCTGTACCTTGGGAAAAGAGATTTTGTCGACCATGTAGACAATGTGGATCCTGTTG AGGGTGTACTGAAGATTGACCCTGCAGATCTTGGAGACAGGAAAG TCTGGATACAGATGACCTGTGCCTTCCGCTATGGTCGCGAAGACCTGGATGTGATTGGACTGTCCTTCAGGAAGGACATCTGGGTCCAGTGCATACAACTGTACCCACCTGCAGACCACCAGCCAACCATCAGCCCACTGCATGAAGCCCTGCTGAAGAAAGCTGGAGAGCAGGGCCATGCCTTTACTTTCAAA ATTCCAACCAACCTGCCCTGCTCTGTCACACTCCAACCAGGAGAAGATGACAAGGGCAAG CCTTGTGGAGTTGACTTCGAAGTGAAAGGCTATATGGCCAAGGAGGCAGACAATCCAAACGAGAAAATAGTCAAGAC AGACACATGCCGCCTGGTGATCCGCAAAATCCAGTTTGCCCCTAACAGCACTGGCGCTGGGCCCAAGCAGACAGTCTGCCGGGGCTTCATGATGTCAGACAGGCCAGTTCATCTGGAGGTCTTCCTGGATAAAGAG ATATATTACCATGGTGAACCAATCCCGGTCAAATTAAAAGTCAGAAATGAATCCAACAAaggagtgaataaaataaaaatcactg TTGACCAGACTACAGATGTGGTGCTGTATTCCGCTGACAAATACACAAAGAACGTGTTAAGTGAGGAATTCTT GGAGACGGTGGAAGCCGGAGCAACATTTGAGAAGGCACTCCGCATCACGCCACTTCTGGCCAACAACAAGGAGAAGCGTGGACTGGCCCTGGACGGCCGACTGAAGGATGAGGACACAAACCTGGCCTCCACAACAAT TATAAGGCCAGGAATGGAAAGGGATATTTTAGGAATTCTGGTATCCTACAAAATCAAGGTTAACCTTGTAGCTGGGGGTGGAGG gtttttgggAGGTCTAACATCCAG TGATGTGACAGCCGAGCTTCCTCTGATCTTAATGAACCCCAAACCCAAAG CCTGA
- the arr3a gene encoding arrestin 3a, retinal (X-arrestin) isoform X3, whose translation MASCQIAFLSSVEAQLPSQFLASLQQGVLKIDPADLGDRKVWIQMTCAFRYGREDLDVIGLSFRKDIWVQCIQLYPPADHQPTISPLHEALLKKAGEQGHAFTFKIPTNLPCSVTLQPGEDDKGKPCGVDFEVKGYMAKEADNPNEKIVKTDTCRLVIRKIQFAPNSTGAGPKQTVCRGFMMSDRPVHLEVFLDKEIYYHGEPIPVKLKVRNESNKGVNKIKITVDQTTDVVLYSADKYTKNVLSEEFLETVEAGATFEKALRITPLLANNKEKRGLALDGRLKDEDTNLASTTIIRPGMERDILGILVSYKIKVNLVAGGGGFLGGLTSSSAPVVSSDVTAELPLILMNPKPKA comes from the exons ATGGCTTCGTGTCAGATTGCTTTTTTATCATCTGTAGAAGCTCAGCTGCCATCCCAGTTCTTAGCTTCACTGCAGC AGGGTGTACTGAAGATTGACCCTGCAGATCTTGGAGACAGGAAAG TCTGGATACAGATGACCTGTGCCTTCCGCTATGGTCGCGAAGACCTGGATGTGATTGGACTGTCCTTCAGGAAGGACATCTGGGTCCAGTGCATACAACTGTACCCACCTGCAGACCACCAGCCAACCATCAGCCCACTGCATGAAGCCCTGCTGAAGAAAGCTGGAGAGCAGGGCCATGCCTTTACTTTCAAA ATTCCAACCAACCTGCCCTGCTCTGTCACACTCCAACCAGGAGAAGATGACAAGGGCAAG CCTTGTGGAGTTGACTTCGAAGTGAAAGGCTATATGGCCAAGGAGGCAGACAATCCAAACGAGAAAATAGTCAAGAC AGACACATGCCGCCTGGTGATCCGCAAAATCCAGTTTGCCCCTAACAGCACTGGCGCTGGGCCCAAGCAGACAGTCTGCCGGGGCTTCATGATGTCAGACAGGCCAGTTCATCTGGAGGTCTTCCTGGATAAAGAG ATATATTACCATGGTGAACCAATCCCGGTCAAATTAAAAGTCAGAAATGAATCCAACAAaggagtgaataaaataaaaatcactg TTGACCAGACTACAGATGTGGTGCTGTATTCCGCTGACAAATACACAAAGAACGTGTTAAGTGAGGAATTCTT GGAGACGGTGGAAGCCGGAGCAACATTTGAGAAGGCACTCCGCATCACGCCACTTCTGGCCAACAACAAGGAGAAGCGTGGACTGGCCCTGGACGGCCGACTGAAGGATGAGGACACAAACCTGGCCTCCACAACAAT TATAAGGCCAGGAATGGAAAGGGATATTTTAGGAATTCTGGTATCCTACAAAATCAAGGTTAACCTTGTAGCTGGGGGTGGAGG gtttttgggAGGTCTAACATCCAG TTCTGCCCCTGTTGTCTCTAGTGATGTGACAGCCGAGCTTCCTCTGATCTTAATGAACCCCAAACCCAAAG CCTGA
- the arr3a gene encoding arrestin 3a, retinal (X-arrestin) isoform X1 — MAKVFKKSSGNGQIVLYLGKRDFVDHVDNVDPVEGVLKIDPADLGDRKVWIQMTCAFRYGREDLDVIGLSFRKDIWVQCIQLYPPADHQPTISPLHEALLKKAGEQGHAFTFKIPTNLPCSVTLQPGEDDKGKPCGVDFEVKGYMAKEADNPNEKIVKTDTCRLVIRKIQFAPNSTGAGPKQTVCRGFMMSDRPVHLEVFLDKEIYYHGEPIPVKLKVRNESNKGVNKIKITVDQTTDVVLYSADKYTKNVLSEEFLETVEAGATFEKALRITPLLANNKEKRGLALDGRLKDEDTNLASTTIIRPGMERDILGILVSYKIKVNLVAGGGGFLGGLTSSSAPVVSSDVTAELPLILMNPKPKA, encoded by the exons ATGGCTAA ggTTTTCAAAAAGTCAAGTGGGAATGGCCAG ATTGTCCTGTACCTTGGGAAAAGAGATTTTGTCGACCATGTAGACAATGTGGATCCTGTTG AGGGTGTACTGAAGATTGACCCTGCAGATCTTGGAGACAGGAAAG TCTGGATACAGATGACCTGTGCCTTCCGCTATGGTCGCGAAGACCTGGATGTGATTGGACTGTCCTTCAGGAAGGACATCTGGGTCCAGTGCATACAACTGTACCCACCTGCAGACCACCAGCCAACCATCAGCCCACTGCATGAAGCCCTGCTGAAGAAAGCTGGAGAGCAGGGCCATGCCTTTACTTTCAAA ATTCCAACCAACCTGCCCTGCTCTGTCACACTCCAACCAGGAGAAGATGACAAGGGCAAG CCTTGTGGAGTTGACTTCGAAGTGAAAGGCTATATGGCCAAGGAGGCAGACAATCCAAACGAGAAAATAGTCAAGAC AGACACATGCCGCCTGGTGATCCGCAAAATCCAGTTTGCCCCTAACAGCACTGGCGCTGGGCCCAAGCAGACAGTCTGCCGGGGCTTCATGATGTCAGACAGGCCAGTTCATCTGGAGGTCTTCCTGGATAAAGAG ATATATTACCATGGTGAACCAATCCCGGTCAAATTAAAAGTCAGAAATGAATCCAACAAaggagtgaataaaataaaaatcactg TTGACCAGACTACAGATGTGGTGCTGTATTCCGCTGACAAATACACAAAGAACGTGTTAAGTGAGGAATTCTT GGAGACGGTGGAAGCCGGAGCAACATTTGAGAAGGCACTCCGCATCACGCCACTTCTGGCCAACAACAAGGAGAAGCGTGGACTGGCCCTGGACGGCCGACTGAAGGATGAGGACACAAACCTGGCCTCCACAACAAT TATAAGGCCAGGAATGGAAAGGGATATTTTAGGAATTCTGGTATCCTACAAAATCAAGGTTAACCTTGTAGCTGGGGGTGGAGG gtttttgggAGGTCTAACATCCAG TTCTGCCCCTGTTGTCTCTAGTGATGTGACAGCCGAGCTTCCTCTGATCTTAATGAACCCCAAACCCAAAG CCTGA